The following coding sequences lie in one Rutidosis leptorrhynchoides isolate AG116_Rl617_1_P2 chromosome 6, CSIRO_AGI_Rlap_v1, whole genome shotgun sequence genomic window:
- the LOC139855791 gene encoding uncharacterized protein: MASMNFLLLLLVLLLVASSAILGVEGRIARKDLGVDLGGINVGVGVGIGLGGSGSGSGAGAGSGSGSGSRSSSSSSSSSSSSSNSGSGGGESEAGSSAGSYAGSRAGSRNGGSGSEAGSSAGSSAGSRARSGHRGGD, from the coding sequence ATGGCATCTATGAATTTCCTACTACTACTTCTAGTCCTGCTATTAGTTGCATCGTCGGCCATTTTAGGTGTTGAGGGACGAATTGCACGTAAGGATTTAGGTGTAGATCTTGGAGGAATTAATGTCGGGGTTGGTGTTGGGATTGGTTTAGGAGGTAGTGGAAGCGGTTCTGGAGCCGGTGCTGGATCTGGATCCGGGTCAGGATCCAGGTCCAGCTCCTCGTCCTCTTCAAGCTCATCGAGCTCGAGCAACAGTGGCTCTGGAGGAGGTGAGTCTGAAGCAGGATCGTCTGCAGGATCTTACGCAGGGTCTCGTGCGGGATCTAGAAACGGGGGTAGCGGTTCCGAAGCAGGTTCGTCTGCCGGATCTTCTGCAGGATCTCGTGCTAGATCAGGACATCGAGGTGGAGATTAA